One Pyrofollis japonicus DNA window includes the following coding sequences:
- a CDS encoding class I SAM-dependent methyltransferase has protein sequence MTKKRLLREIAAEVYGEERARKIWSRIDIIGDIAVIKKPFDISIEELKPLAEALLQRLPYVKSVWAASSPIEGEYRIRRFTHLAGERRTTTLYKEHGCVFKIDITRVYISPRLSTEHKRVAEQVRPGEVVVNMYAGAGLFSIIIARHAKPKRVYSIDINPYAYQLMVENVKLNKVEEVVIPMLGDAGKIVGKDIRNEADRVLMPLPELALQHLPNAVDALRGGRGVVHVYLHVFAEKGVDPRRKAVQLIEERLAEIGVKNYEFLLARVVRTVGPRKSQVVVDLKVNEST, from the coding sequence ATGACGAAGAAGAGGCTGCTAAGAGAAATCGCGGCCGAGGTCTACGGCGAGGAAAGAGCTAGAAAGATATGGTCGAGGATAGATATTATTGGCGATATAGCTGTTATTAAGAAGCCATTTGACATTAGCATCGAGGAGTTGAAACCGTTAGCTGAGGCTCTCCTCCAGAGACTACCCTATGTAAAGAGCGTCTGGGCTGCATCAAGCCCTATAGAGGGCGAATATCGCATAAGGAGATTTACCCATCTCGCTGGCGAGAGAAGAACTACCACGCTGTACAAGGAGCACGGTTGTGTGTTCAAAATAGATATAACCCGTGTCTACATTTCTCCGAGGCTCTCAACTGAACATAAGCGTGTAGCTGAACAAGTTAGGCCAGGCGAAGTAGTTGTTAACATGTATGCAGGAGCTGGACTATTCTCGATTATAATAGCTAGACACGCTAAGCCAAAAAGAGTCTACAGCATAGACATAAACCCATACGCGTATCAGCTTATGGTTGAAAACGTGAAGCTCAACAAGGTTGAAGAAGTCGTAATACCGATGCTGGGCGATGCTGGCAAAATAGTTGGTAAAGATATTAGGAACGAGGCCGACAGGGTATTGATGCCTCTTCCTGAGCTCGCATTACAGCACCTACCCAATGCCGTAGATGCTTTAAGGGGAGGGCGTGGAGTAGTCCATGTCTATCTGCATGTTTTTGCTGAGAAAGGGGTTGATCCTAGAAGGAAGGCTGTTCAGCTCATTGAGGAGCGACTTGCAGAGATAGGTGTTAAAAACTACGAGTTCCTTCTTGCACGAGTGGTTAGGACTGTTGGCCCTAGGAAGAGCCAAGTAGTTGTAGACCTTAAGGTAAACGAGTCTACTTAG
- a CDS encoding U6 snRNA-associated Sm-like protein LSm6 has translation MSQRQRAKTISPLKMLRDAIGRVVFVKLKDGSEYVGKLHATDSTMNLVLDECVELKPGTNEPKVKYGRVLIRGSHVVYVSVDYEIVAPSLPTA, from the coding sequence ATGTCCCAACGTCAACGCGCAAAAACGATAAGTCCTTTGAAGATGCTACGAGACGCTATTGGTAGAGTTGTATTCGTTAAGCTTAAGGACGGAAGCGAATACGTAGGCAAATTGCACGCAACAGATTCGACGATGAACCTAGTACTCGACGAGTGCGTTGAACTAAAGCCGGGAACTAATGAGCCTAAGGTGAAATATGGCCGCGTATTGATACGGGGAAGCCACGTAGTCTATGTCAGCGTTGACTACGAGATAGTGGCACCAAGCCTGCCGACCGCATAG
- a CDS encoding DUF460 domain-containing protein, with translation MGLDIEPGCRSSSRCFSLVLLEDDRLVAKYESIPLHRVIRIVWEHRPSVIALDNLYELASDEHELIRVVSMLPPNTEIVQVTRLPTGEYVDIRSLAKLAGIDVGSGKLSPSRTAYVAALLVLKGYGSKVRFVEEKTRIIVSKSRRLKHGGSSNPRFQRKVRSAILRAVKLIKHKLDRNRFDYDLVFRKSSGGLESATFIVYAPRDRLYGIIKPYEDSDIRIEIKPVYSSQVVFETKQDETLQGSLPYIIVGVDPGISTGLAALDINGNFVAALSRRGLDRGDVIAWIQSHGVPVLVATDVRPAPDFVKKLAASLGVPLYEPPVSLSVEEKREIVEAFAKKYPEVNTLLDTHVRDALAAALRAFNSYKSKLQQVESYVSKIGIEMDLNHIKAEVIKGVTIAEAVENAINRVLKGIEPQAYLVKRVRKQSEHYEDKQGTNIVKLKHEIEILRAQNKLLEQKIKELNERLELIEKDYRVTLLEYRSDIEKDREIARLTNALAQLRNELEKVRKEKEEMRIMLEKMKNIVMGVASGALIPGLYLGDIGNDSIDAVREIVSNYGKTIIILDRINPVNWAHYGSDLKDAVLAVLAPSSELDKRSAIEQYDIPVLPIEQYRVEVIDSLAFVDELVISDAYARLQEIILEKKNRNKRKELSLDDLKKLFAEYRERRAKLFSKNS, from the coding sequence ATGGGTCTCGACATTGAGCCAGGGTGCCGCTCCAGTTCAAGGTGCTTTTCTCTAGTCCTCCTTGAAGATGATAGGCTTGTTGCAAAATACGAATCCATTCCATTGCATCGAGTGATAAGGATTGTGTGGGAACACCGTCCTAGCGTTATAGCACTTGACAATCTATATGAGCTTGCATCTGACGAGCATGAACTCATACGCGTAGTCTCCATGCTTCCGCCGAACACGGAGATAGTACAAGTTACAAGGCTTCCCACCGGCGAATACGTTGACATACGCTCATTAGCGAAGCTAGCCGGGATAGATGTTGGTAGCGGTAAGCTTTCTCCCTCAAGAACGGCATATGTTGCTGCACTTCTGGTTCTAAAGGGATATGGCTCAAAGGTCCGGTTCGTCGAAGAGAAGACTCGCATAATTGTATCAAAGTCTCGTCGATTAAAGCATGGTGGCTCGAGTAATCCAAGATTTCAGCGCAAGGTTCGCTCCGCCATACTAAGAGCGGTGAAGCTGATCAAGCACAAGCTCGATAGAAACAGGTTCGACTATGACCTAGTTTTTCGTAAGAGTAGTGGTGGTCTCGAAAGCGCTACATTCATAGTGTATGCACCTAGGGATAGACTCTATGGGATCATTAAGCCCTACGAGGACAGTGATATAAGGATTGAAATCAAGCCAGTGTATAGTAGCCAGGTAGTCTTTGAGACTAAGCAGGACGAGACACTCCAGGGCTCCTTGCCATACATAATAGTTGGCGTTGACCCCGGCATATCAACGGGTCTTGCAGCACTAGACATTAATGGTAATTTCGTAGCAGCTCTTAGCAGGAGAGGACTTGATAGAGGAGATGTTATTGCTTGGATACAGAGTCATGGAGTCCCTGTACTAGTCGCAACTGATGTGAGACCTGCACCCGACTTCGTGAAAAAACTCGCCGCCAGCCTAGGTGTACCGCTCTATGAGCCCCCTGTCTCACTGAGCGTGGAGGAAAAACGTGAAATTGTTGAAGCTTTTGCAAAGAAATACCCAGAAGTGAATACGCTTCTTGATACCCATGTCCGCGATGCATTAGCAGCAGCGCTTAGAGCATTCAACAGCTACAAGTCAAAGCTTCAGCAAGTCGAGTCCTATGTCTCGAAGATAGGTATAGAAATGGACCTTAACCATATCAAAGCCGAGGTCATAAAGGGTGTAACAATTGCTGAAGCAGTAGAAAATGCTATTAATAGGGTTTTAAAGGGTATTGAGCCCCAAGCATACCTTGTAAAAAGAGTTCGAAAGCAAAGCGAGCATTACGAGGATAAGCAAGGCACTAACATAGTTAAGCTCAAGCACGAGATTGAAATTCTCCGTGCACAGAACAAGTTGTTGGAGCAAAAAATCAAGGAGCTTAATGAACGCCTTGAATTAATAGAAAAAGACTATCGTGTTACGCTCTTAGAGTATCGTAGCGATATTGAAAAAGATCGCGAGATAGCTCGGCTGACTAACGCCCTAGCACAACTAAGAAATGAGCTCGAGAAAGTTAGAAAAGAAAAAGAAGAAATGAGAATAATGTTAGAAAAGATGAAGAACATAGTAATGGGTGTTGCTTCGGGAGCCCTTATACCAGGCCTATACCTTGGCGATATCGGCAATGATTCGATAGATGCTGTTAGAGAGATCGTGAGCAACTATGGTAAGACAATTATTATCCTAGATAGAATAAATCCAGTAAACTGGGCACATTACGGCAGCGACTTAAAGGATGCAGTTCTAGCTGTGCTAGCACCGTCTTCAGAACTTGACAAGCGAAGCGCTATCGAGCAATACGATATCCCGGTTCTCCCAATCGAACAATACAGGGTTGAAGTAATTGATAGTCTTGCATTTGTTGACGAGCTAGTTATTAGTGATGCCTATGCACGGCTACAAGAGATAATACTCGAGAAGAAAAATAGGAATAAGCGTAAGGAACTCAGCCTAGATGACTTGAAGAAGCTATTTGCAGAATATAGGGAAAGAAGGGCTAAGCTATTCTCCAAAAATAGCTAA
- a CDS encoding nitrilase-related carbon-nitrogen hydrolase — MKDFTLGILQFSARDDAVASLERIKQILSQYSVNADLIILPEYSNADPTGLSRDTVLERAEKHGGYFTRGLEMLAEDYGVYILAGLLEREGECAYSSVLYVTPSSESKIVYRKRILFDALGVRESDILCPGKTQPPVLNLPFARIGLLVCFELRFPEIARQLALQGAEVVVAPTAWFQGHLKEEQLVAIAKTRAMENTVYLAIASQWSNKFTGRSIVVDPYGATRLDLGSGERYGEAFIESAYLKEVRTQLPLLKILRENLMKN, encoded by the coding sequence ATGAAGGACTTTACGCTAGGCATCCTCCAGTTCAGTGCGCGGGACGACGCCGTCGCCAGCCTTGAGAGAATAAAACAAATTTTGTCACAGTATAGCGTAAATGCAGATTTGATAATTCTGCCCGAGTACTCTAACGCGGATCCGACAGGGCTCAGCCGCGATACCGTACTTGAAAGAGCCGAGAAGCATGGCGGGTACTTCACCCGTGGCCTAGAAATGCTTGCCGAAGACTACGGTGTCTATATTCTGGCTGGGCTCCTTGAACGTGAAGGCGAGTGCGCCTACAGCTCAGTGCTCTACGTGACCCCTTCCAGCGAATCGAAGATAGTGTACCGTAAGAGAATACTATTCGACGCCCTCGGCGTCCGTGAATCAGACATACTATGCCCTGGAAAAACACAGCCACCGGTGCTAAACCTGCCCTTCGCTAGGATAGGGCTCCTGGTCTGCTTTGAGCTGCGCTTCCCCGAAATAGCCCGCCAGCTAGCACTCCAAGGCGCAGAGGTTGTAGTAGCTCCTACAGCATGGTTCCAGGGCCATCTAAAAGAAGAACAGTTAGTAGCAATAGCCAAGACCAGGGCCATGGAGAATACGGTCTACTTAGCGATAGCTTCCCAGTGGAGCAACAAGTTTACCGGTAGAAGCATAGTAGTTGACCCCTATGGTGCAACACGGCTAGATCTAGGCAGCGGAGAACGCTACGGCGAAGCATTCATAGAGTCAGCATATCTCAAAGAGGTGAGGACTCAGCTACCGCTACTCAAAATACTAAGAGAAAACTTAATGAAAAATTAA
- a CDS encoding cupin domain-containing protein: MTIQRGPCGEKIGSVEDIPAKQATLADGTPVKGVTIRWLIAKDDGALTFAMRVFQAEPNSHIPAHKHPWEHEIFVLRGSMKVRIGENTYELKERNFVYIPPNIDHEYFVGDQGVEFLCLIPLKPSVDENYDPCKQA, from the coding sequence TTGACTATTCAACGCGGTCCCTGTGGCGAGAAGATAGGCTCTGTTGAAGACATTCCTGCAAAGCAAGCAACTCTTGCAGACGGAACACCGGTGAAGGGAGTAACTATTCGCTGGCTCATAGCGAAGGATGATGGCGCCCTAACCTTCGCTATGAGAGTATTCCAGGCAGAGCCGAACTCTCATATCCCTGCCCACAAACATCCATGGGAGCACGAGATATTCGTGCTGCGTGGCTCTATGAAGGTACGCATAGGCGAGAATACCTACGAGCTCAAGGAGCGCAACTTCGTATACATACCTCCAAACATTGATCACGAATACTTTGTCGGAGACCAAGGCGTTGAGTTCCTATGCTTGATACCATTGAAGCCAAGCGTGGACGAGAACTACGATCCTTGCAAGCAAGCCTAA
- a CDS encoding geranylgeranyl reductase family protein → MIGSGGADGAAGMSLALADPLNSYNVVVLGASVSGLAVASRLKNSSVAVVSASHRPGWPPHCTGLVSPWTAKRLGWEAVREIYDTAVFLKDNLEAFCSIESTMLAVRISRPLLEELLAEKVQSLGHKILFRRRASRVDAEKGCVHLSGGARLCAEQAIIVGTGYGSFSKLFGVEKCDKLAGFELRARLLKRLPENIFYTIHGRRFAPDFFAWIVPINYGREALIGLGSLDDPLPRLSELLRVAERRGLLELDSIISHRGGTIVRGPPAKRIRAGKAWGVGDVLCASKPFTGGGLYAVAVLAPEIARAIHEPSWESVVQEAWRKLRHELFLQRLLTRISLLFREFWRAALSIACISHGDRCKIDYDRHSSLLKCLFAFKQRR, encoded by the coding sequence ATGATTGGCTCAGGCGGAGCTGATGGCGCTGCAGGGATGAGTTTAGCCTTGGCTGACCCCCTTAACAGCTACAACGTTGTAGTTCTCGGCGCGAGTGTCTCCGGGCTCGCAGTGGCCTCTAGGCTCAAAAATTCATCAGTTGCAGTTGTTTCGGCTTCTCATAGGCCGGGCTGGCCGCCTCACTGCACTGGACTAGTTAGCCCTTGGACTGCAAAAAGACTTGGCTGGGAAGCTGTTAGAGAGATATACGATACAGCCGTGTTCCTCAAAGATAATCTTGAAGCCTTTTGCTCAATAGAGTCCACTATGCTTGCCGTAAGGATTTCACGACCGTTGCTAGAGGAACTATTGGCGGAAAAAGTGCAAAGCCTTGGCCACAAAATACTGTTCCGTAGACGTGCTAGTAGAGTCGATGCCGAAAAAGGCTGCGTACATCTTAGCGGGGGTGCAAGGCTGTGCGCCGAGCAAGCAATTATTGTTGGGACTGGCTATGGTTCTTTCTCAAAGCTCTTTGGAGTGGAGAAGTGTGACAAGCTTGCAGGATTCGAGCTCCGGGCCAGGCTTTTGAAGAGATTGCCCGAAAACATCTTCTACACTATCCATGGTAGGCGATTCGCTCCCGACTTCTTTGCATGGATCGTGCCAATTAACTATGGCAGGGAGGCCCTCATAGGGCTCGGTTCCCTCGACGACCCGTTGCCGAGGCTCTCGGAGCTTCTAAGAGTGGCTGAGCGGCGAGGCCTTTTGGAACTAGACAGCATAATCTCTCATCGAGGTGGTACAATTGTTCGAGGACCACCTGCCAAGAGAATTCGTGCGGGCAAGGCCTGGGGGGTCGGGGATGTGCTCTGCGCATCGAAGCCTTTTACTGGGGGAGGACTCTATGCAGTAGCTGTCCTCGCTCCCGAAATAGCAAGGGCGATACATGAGCCAAGCTGGGAATCCGTTGTACAAGAGGCTTGGAGAAAGCTGAGGCACGAACTATTCTTGCAACGCTTATTAACAAGGATTTCGCTTCTCTTTAGAGAATTCTGGAGAGCAGCCTTATCCATCGCATGCATTAGTCACGGAGACCGATGCAAAATAGACTATGATAGGCATAGTTCGCTGCTCAAGTGCCTCTTCGCTTTCAAGCAGAGGCGATAA
- a CDS encoding phosphoribosyltransferase, whose amino-acid sequence MPRVPVKLVSWNEIVEWSRGLARKIKESGYKPTVVIAVARGGYVPARLLCDFLGVENLLSIQSQHWTEAAKAAERAVIKFPYKVDLRGHRALLVDDIVDTGETLLLAKDYVLSEWKPDDLKIAALQWISTVAKFKPDYYFLEVKEWTWFQYPWTRLEDVTQFIKRMITETYKETGKDKWTYKEIIEGFKEWYGVEVEEFYYRDAIEMLIEKGVISVCGEDTYCLAKKD is encoded by the coding sequence ATGCCCCGCGTCCCTGTAAAACTAGTCAGCTGGAACGAAATTGTAGAATGGAGCAGAGGGCTAGCACGCAAGATAAAAGAATCAGGATACAAGCCCACCGTTGTAATAGCTGTTGCACGAGGCGGGTACGTACCAGCAAGACTACTATGCGACTTCCTAGGCGTTGAGAATCTGTTAAGCATTCAAAGCCAACACTGGACTGAGGCAGCGAAGGCCGCAGAACGCGCGGTGATAAAGTTCCCCTACAAGGTTGACCTAAGGGGACACCGAGCACTTCTCGTCGACGACATAGTTGATACTGGCGAGACACTGCTCCTAGCAAAGGACTATGTACTGAGTGAGTGGAAGCCAGATGACCTAAAGATAGCTGCGCTTCAATGGATTAGCACTGTTGCGAAGTTTAAGCCGGACTATTACTTCCTGGAAGTGAAGGAGTGGACCTGGTTCCAGTATCCTTGGACACGTCTAGAGGATGTTACCCAGTTCATTAAGCGAATGATTACGGAGACCTATAAGGAGACCGGGAAGGACAAGTGGACCTACAAAGAGATCATAGAGGGCTTCAAGGAATGGTATGGTGTTGAGGTCGAAGAGTTCTATTATCGTGACGCTATAGAGATGCTCATTGAGAAAGGCGTTATTAGTGTCTGCGGTGAAGACACCTACTGCCTCGCTAAGAAAGACTAA
- a CDS encoding methionine adenosyltransferase, which yields MHPLQTGEQKVAKNIVIESVKWQPIEEQQVELVERKGLGHPDTIADAAAEESSRVLSRYYLDKYGYILHHNLDKVLVVGGQAAPRFGGGDILQPIYIIVSGRATTEVILEDGTREKIPIGPLVLHAVKDWIKRSFRFLDPEKHVIVDYKIGHGSADLVGIFELGKRHVPLANDTSVGVGFAPMTTLEKLVYETERLLNSREFKEKTPEVGEDIKVMGLRRGKKIELTIAAAIISSLVKDVDHYLSVKDSIREAVLDLASRIAPDYDVNVYVNTADKPDKGIVYLTVTGTSAEHGDDGMTGRGNRAYGLITPLRPMSLEAAAGKNPVNHVGKIYNIMAMRAAKKIYESVEGIREVYVKLLSQIGKPLNEPLIANVKVLTEKPGELLPSNAIREIEAIVAEELDSFAKITKELVESKITVY from the coding sequence ATGCACCCCCTACAGACCGGTGAACAAAAAGTGGCCAAAAACATTGTCATCGAAAGCGTAAAATGGCAGCCTATTGAAGAGCAACAAGTAGAGCTTGTTGAGAGAAAAGGACTGGGCCACCCCGACACCATAGCTGATGCTGCCGCAGAGGAGTCGAGCAGAGTCCTATCAAGGTATTATCTAGACAAGTATGGCTACATACTCCACCACAACCTCGATAAAGTACTCGTCGTAGGCGGCCAGGCTGCGCCAAGGTTTGGAGGAGGCGACATACTGCAGCCAATCTATATAATAGTATCTGGACGGGCAACTACAGAGGTAATTCTTGAGGACGGAACTCGAGAGAAAATACCGATAGGGCCTCTAGTTCTGCACGCGGTTAAGGATTGGATAAAGAGGAGCTTCCGGTTCCTTGACCCCGAGAAACACGTCATAGTTGACTACAAGATAGGTCATGGTAGCGCAGACCTCGTAGGAATATTCGAGCTTGGCAAGAGGCATGTCCCCTTGGCAAACGACACGAGTGTTGGTGTAGGCTTCGCCCCAATGACAACGCTTGAGAAACTAGTCTACGAAACAGAGAGGTTGCTAAACAGCCGTGAATTCAAGGAAAAGACGCCCGAGGTAGGCGAGGACATAAAGGTCATGGGTCTTCGTCGCGGAAAGAAAATTGAGCTAACAATAGCAGCCGCGATAATCTCGAGCCTTGTTAAGGACGTTGATCACTATCTTTCAGTAAAGGACTCCATAAGGGAGGCTGTCCTAGATCTCGCGTCAAGAATAGCACCTGACTATGATGTCAATGTCTATGTAAACACTGCCGACAAACCAGACAAGGGAATAGTCTACCTGACCGTTACTGGGACGAGCGCCGAGCACGGAGACGATGGTATGACTGGTAGAGGCAACCGTGCCTACGGGCTCATAACGCCGCTTAGGCCTATGAGCCTTGAGGCAGCTGCTGGAAAGAACCCGGTAAACCATGTAGGCAAAATATACAATATCATGGCAATGAGGGCGGCAAAGAAGATATACGAGAGCGTTGAAGGAATAAGAGAAGTCTATGTCAAACTCTTGAGCCAGATAGGTAAGCCGCTAAACGAGCCCCTTATTGCAAACGTGAAGGTACTGACTGAGAAGCCTGGCGAGCTGCTGCCAAGCAACGCGATACGCGAGATTGAAGCAATTGTTGCCGAGGAGCTGGACAGCTTCGCGAAAATAACGAAGGAGCTTGTAGAGAGCAAGATAACAGTATACTAG